One part of the Desulfotignum phosphitoxidans DSM 13687 genome encodes these proteins:
- a CDS encoding type II secretion system F family protein, translating to MALYQFKAINENGQPVSGEIEADSRDAALGLVAGRGLIPQTAKKKSGGSDIMGFLNNLPLPGRLVKTKDLILFTKQFKTMVHAGVSIVQVFQILEDQTENPHLRKAIARMVADIREGRSLYQAFSDHPRIFPRLYCAMIRAGEESGALPEIMDRLIYVITHEEKVKNDIQGALRYPMFVLAVLGGAFLVLLTFVVPRFVDIFEQGGVEIPLPTRICMMMYTFLSQFGGYMLLTAGVLVVAGFYYVRTDTGRLMKDRLLMGLPLIGQLLVKSAMSRFSSIFSILQASGVGVLESLRVLTDTIDNAAIAVEFKKIRSQLEEGRGISGPLRRARYFPPMVVSMVAIGEESGNLDGMLKEISDHYDAEVEYATKRLAEALGPLLMVAMSAMVGFFILAIFKPMWEMANIV from the coding sequence ATGGCATTGTATCAGTTCAAGGCGATCAACGAAAACGGCCAACCGGTTTCCGGAGAGATCGAGGCAGACTCCCGGGATGCGGCGTTAGGGCTTGTGGCGGGCCGGGGCCTGATTCCCCAGACAGCGAAAAAGAAATCAGGGGGGTCCGATATCATGGGGTTTTTGAACAACCTGCCCCTGCCGGGCCGGCTGGTCAAGACCAAAGACCTGATCCTGTTCACCAAACAGTTCAAGACCATGGTGCACGCCGGTGTTTCCATTGTCCAGGTGTTTCAGATCCTGGAGGATCAGACGGAAAACCCCCACCTGCGCAAGGCCATTGCCAGGATGGTGGCGGATATCAGGGAAGGCCGGTCCCTGTATCAGGCGTTTTCCGACCATCCGCGGATTTTTCCCCGTCTGTACTGTGCCATGATCCGGGCCGGAGAGGAGTCCGGTGCCCTGCCCGAGATCATGGACCGGCTGATCTATGTGATCACCCATGAAGAAAAGGTGAAAAACGATATCCAGGGCGCGCTGCGGTATCCCATGTTTGTCCTGGCCGTGCTGGGCGGGGCGTTTCTGGTGCTGCTGACCTTTGTGGTGCCCCGGTTTGTGGATATTTTTGAGCAGGGCGGTGTGGAAATTCCTCTGCCCACCCGGATCTGCATGATGATGTACACGTTTTTATCCCAGTTCGGGGGATATATGCTCCTGACTGCCGGAGTCCTGGTGGTGGCGGGATTTTATTATGTTCGGACCGATACCGGGCGCCTCATGAAAGACCGGCTGCTCATGGGCCTGCCATTGATCGGACAGCTGCTGGTCAAATCCGCCATGTCCCGGTTTTCCAGTATTTTTTCCATTCTTCAGGCCAGCGGTGTCGGTGTTCTGGAATCTTTGCGGGTGTTGACAGACACCATTGACAATGCAGCCATTGCCGTGGAATTCAAAAAAATCAGAAGTCAGCTGGAAGAAGGACGGGGCATTTCAGGCCCGTTGAGACGGGCCAGATATTTTCCCCCCATGGTGGTCAGCATGGTGGCCATTGGTGAGGAATCCGGTAACCTGGACGGCATGCTCAAAGAAATATCCGACCATTACGATGCCGAGGTGGAATATGCCACCAAACGCCTGGCCGAAGCCTTAGGCCCTTTGCTCATGGTGGCCATGTCCGCCATGGTGGGATTTTTCATCCTGGCCATTTTCAAGCCCATGTGGGAGATGGCAAACATTGTCTGA
- a CDS encoding GspE/PulE family protein, giving the protein MAVRKRLGEILLDEGVITQDQLKTALSQFKETGLKLGEYLALKGIVSENIIVDAVASQMNLRKFEAGEYDISPDLAQIMDVDNATKFKAVPVKKSDGVITIAMTDPLNIITVDYIEVMTDMEVETVICTEQNFNYLMSAIYGAYAGKDGVMQQVQDISEMDSEPDDDEGSESLTETDLQHMAEDAPVIKLVNSILTQAVREGATDIHLSPEKTYIEIRFRVDGKLHKIPNPPKKMFLPMVSRIKIMANLDISISRIPQDGRMTIKVHQKEVNVRVSTIPTIYGENVVLRLLDTSSGIHTLDQLGYSADDIAGIKKMIKMPYGMILCTGPTGSGKSTSLFAMLKEINSPDTHIITLEDPVEYRMEHIRQAQLNRRAGMTFASGLRSILRQDPDVIMVGEIRDTETANVAVQAALTGHMVFSTVHTNDAAGAVTRFIEMGVAPFLVSSVMLVIIAQRLIRRVCTHCGEQVIPPPELLEYWGIPPGDNIRFMKAKGCSHCLDTGYRGRVGLYEILYINDAVRDMILSGKTAKEISRLAHDAGQLRTLKEDAARKVMDRITTPEEAMSALQVK; this is encoded by the coding sequence GTGGCCGTTCGAAAAAGACTGGGAGAAATTCTGCTGGATGAAGGGGTCATCACCCAGGACCAGCTGAAGACCGCGTTGTCCCAATTCAAAGAGACCGGACTCAAACTCGGGGAATATCTGGCACTGAAAGGGATCGTGTCTGAAAACATCATTGTGGATGCGGTGGCTTCCCAGATGAATCTCAGAAAATTTGAAGCCGGAGAATATGACATTTCTCCGGATCTGGCCCAAATCATGGATGTGGACAATGCCACCAAATTCAAAGCCGTGCCCGTGAAAAAAAGTGACGGTGTGATCACCATCGCCATGACGGATCCATTGAATATCATCACGGTGGATTATATTGAAGTGATGACCGACATGGAAGTGGAGACGGTGATCTGCACAGAGCAGAATTTCAATTATCTGATGTCTGCCATCTATGGTGCATATGCCGGTAAAGACGGGGTCATGCAGCAGGTGCAGGATATCTCCGAGATGGATTCGGAACCCGATGATGACGAGGGTTCCGAATCTCTGACCGAAACCGACCTTCAGCACATGGCCGAGGACGCACCGGTCATCAAACTGGTGAACTCCATTCTGACCCAGGCGGTCCGGGAAGGTGCCACGGACATTCACCTGAGCCCTGAGAAAACCTACATCGAGATCCGGTTCCGGGTGGACGGAAAACTGCACAAGATCCCCAACCCACCCAAAAAAATGTTTCTGCCCATGGTGTCCCGCATCAAGATCATGGCCAATCTGGATATTTCCATCTCCCGGATTCCCCAGGACGGGCGCATGACCATCAAGGTCCATCAAAAGGAGGTTAATGTCCGGGTGTCCACCATTCCCACCATTTATGGCGAAAACGTGGTGCTTCGTCTTCTGGACACCAGTTCCGGCATTCATACCCTGGATCAGCTGGGGTATTCAGCCGATGACATCGCAGGGATCAAAAAAATGATCAAGATGCCCTATGGCATGATTCTGTGCACCGGCCCCACGGGCAGCGGGAAAAGCACCAGTCTGTTTGCCATGCTCAAGGAGATCAATTCACCGGACACCCACATCATCACCCTGGAGGATCCCGTGGAATACCGGATGGAACATATCCGCCAGGCCCAGCTGAACCGGCGGGCCGGCATGACATTTGCCTCGGGGTTGCGGTCCATCCTGCGCCAGGACCCGGACGTGATCATGGTAGGGGAGATCCGGGACACGGAAACCGCCAATGTGGCGGTGCAGGCGGCGTTGACCGGGCATATGGTTTTTTCAACCGTGCACACCAATGATGCGGCCGGGGCGGTTACCCGGTTCATTGAAATGGGGGTTGCCCCGTTTCTGGTTTCTTCGGTCATGCTGGTGATCATTGCCCAGCGCCTGATCCGGCGGGTGTGCACCCATTGCGGTGAGCAGGTGATCCCGCCGCCTGAATTGCTTGAATACTGGGGAATCCCCCCGGGAGACAACATCCGGTTCATGAAAGCCAAAGGATGCAGCCACTGCCTGGATACGGGATACCGGGGCCGGGTGGGGCTGTACGAAATATTGTATATCAATGATGCGGTCCGGGACATGATTCTGAGCGGAAAAACCGCCAAGGAGATCAGCCGGCTGGCCCATGACGCCGGCCAGCTCCGGACCCTGAAAGAAGATGCGGCCCGGAAAGTCATGGACCGGATCACCACCCCGGAGGAGGCCATGTCCGCCCTCCAGGTGAAATAA
- the pilQ gene encoding type IV pilus secretin PilQ: MRPGKSHLKYPAFLWIFCLGLILGGCTAAKTSDQTPADPMEKWHQLAKTTYDAAATPPDTSGSLDSSAAKDPIPPGPAGLQPVVVHDLSSPDDPSGPVPAQIRKLPDLPVTMNMNDVSVPVLLRTLAKIADLNMMINDGITGQTQLVVKGSPWNQVFLGLLDAYGLAYEWTGDILQVFSAADFKKRQSLLEARNDYENAKIRQELARSQLAYQKRRQEPLITKIVTIRYANLESLHQNLNQYLAVARNEKTASLDISSAMLPIGNAASEADVQIRPGEKGSIMMDATSNALIIHASQSDIDQLMPIIQQLDQPSKQVLIEAHIVEVESNTGKALGIQWGGLGNFKTSSDKQISVGGDISPFGQQLQDGTFLNPADGNVVNLPMVAETGMNLGVMAQKMGSFVLYAQLMALQEQGVLNILSKPSITTQNHQKAIIRSGKEVPYQTVEGTGSDQTVNIEWKEAVIKLEVTPHIIDGQAVRLDILTNKDELDFTASVNGNPTIITKNAETSVMLMDGQTTVIAGLNKEKKSDSEQGVPGLKEMPGLGWLFKSTNNENEKEELLIFITPHILDNQIIAPAKKG; this comes from the coding sequence ATGAGACCAGGGAAATCACATCTGAAATATCCGGCTTTCTTGTGGATATTTTGTCTGGGATTGATTCTGGGCGGGTGTACTGCTGCCAAAACATCGGATCAGACCCCGGCCGATCCCATGGAAAAATGGCACCAGCTGGCAAAAACAACTTATGATGCGGCCGCAACCCCGCCGGACACGTCCGGATCTTTGGATTCGTCCGCAGCCAAAGATCCGATACCGCCTGGACCTGCCGGCCTTCAACCGGTTGTGGTCCATGATCTGTCATCGCCTGATGACCCATCAGGGCCGGTTCCGGCACAGATTCGCAAGCTGCCCGACCTGCCGGTGACCATGAATATGAATGATGTGTCCGTGCCGGTTTTGCTGCGAACCCTGGCAAAAATTGCGGATCTGAACATGATGATCAATGACGGTATCACCGGACAGACCCAGCTGGTGGTAAAAGGATCTCCATGGAATCAGGTGTTTTTGGGTCTTCTGGATGCCTATGGGCTGGCCTATGAATGGACCGGAGATATCCTGCAGGTGTTCAGTGCGGCGGATTTCAAAAAAAGGCAGTCATTGCTGGAGGCCAGAAACGATTATGAAAATGCCAAAATCCGGCAGGAACTGGCACGATCGCAGCTGGCATACCAGAAGCGGCGGCAGGAACCCCTGATTACAAAAATTGTGACCATCCGCTATGCCAATCTGGAATCGCTTCATCAGAACCTGAACCAGTACCTGGCAGTCGCCCGGAACGAAAAAACCGCTTCCCTGGATATATCGTCGGCCATGTTGCCCATTGGTAATGCCGCATCAGAAGCCGACGTCCAGATCCGCCCCGGAGAAAAGGGCAGCATCATGATGGATGCCACATCCAATGCCCTGATCATTCATGCGTCTCAATCAGATATCGATCAGTTGATGCCCATCATCCAACAATTGGACCAGCCGTCAAAACAGGTATTGATCGAAGCCCACATTGTCGAGGTGGAATCCAATACCGGCAAAGCCTTAGGCATTCAGTGGGGCGGGCTGGGCAATTTCAAAACCAGTTCCGACAAGCAGATTTCCGTGGGCGGAGATATCTCTCCGTTTGGACAGCAACTTCAGGATGGCACGTTTCTCAATCCTGCGGACGGCAATGTGGTCAACCTGCCCATGGTGGCGGAAACCGGGATGAACCTGGGCGTCATGGCCCAGAAAATGGGCAGTTTTGTATTGTACGCCCAGCTGATGGCCCTGCAGGAGCAAGGGGTGCTCAATATTTTGTCCAAACCCTCCATCACCACCCAGAACCATCAGAAAGCCATCATCCGAAGCGGCAAGGAAGTCCCCTACCAGACGGTTGAAGGCACGGGGTCGGATCAAACCGTCAATATCGAATGGAAAGAAGCGGTCATCAAACTGGAAGTCACCCCCCATATCATCGATGGCCAGGCAGTGCGCCTGGATATTCTGACCAACAAGGATGAACTGGATTTCACTGCATCGGTCAACGGGAATCCCACCATTATCACCAAGAACGCAGAGACATCGGTCATGCTGATGGATGGACAGACCACGGTGATTGCCGGGCTGAACAAGGAAAAGAAAAGCGACAGCGAACAGGGGGTCCCCGGGCTCAAGGAAATGCCGGGGCTCGGGTGGTTGTTCAAAAGCACAAACAATGAAAATGAAAAAGAAGAACTTCTGATTTTCATCACCCCGCATATTCTGGACAATCAAATAATTGCGCCGGCAAAAAAAGGATAA
- a CDS encoding PilZ domain-containing protein → MDKLQLIKEILNTDAQTDKKISQLIRAAKVCGPDCEKVIQIDERENTRKPVSLRVNINTGKERIMARVEDVSLCGAFINTEKKVHRGEQLAVRLISSTGEEFDFISEVVRVEKSGFGVLIKSISPFQEERFRQFVKQL, encoded by the coding sequence ATGGACAAACTACAGTTAATCAAAGAAATTTTGAACACCGATGCCCAGACCGACAAAAAAATATCTCAATTGATTCGGGCTGCGAAAGTGTGTGGACCGGATTGTGAAAAAGTGATTCAGATCGATGAACGGGAAAACACCCGCAAACCCGTATCGTTGCGGGTGAACATCAACACGGGCAAAGAACGGATCATGGCCCGGGTGGAGGACGTTTCCCTGTGCGGCGCGTTTATCAACACGGAAAAAAAAGTCCACCGGGGAGAACAGCTGGCAGTACGCCTGATCAGTTCCACGGGTGAAGAATTCGATTTCATATCCGAAGTGGTGCGAGTGGAAAAATCAGGTTTCGGTGTTCTGATCAAAAGCATCAGTCCGTTTCAGGAAGAGCGGTTCCGCCAGTTTGTCAAGCAATTGTAA
- a CDS encoding hybrid sensor histidine kinase/response regulator, with amino-acid sequence MNSKDDHIKKAFAEESLEHLASIEEDLIRIEKKDMGPDRERVNKVFRAVHSIKGGSGFLGIQNITRLAHAMETVLGLIREDTLDPNAEVIHFLLKASDALTHMIQYLDHSDKIDISDTVTALETISAGSRKNTDIPSRKPDPNPDAFADAALDSDPGIQPHTETPHDDDPIIISARDGSPVFVLEKSDCRRLENENKLVFFVEIPLETIDVSGEKYLETLSSKTKAYGTMLVYRIEKKYVPLAGTDGAGPYILMLFASVLAKEEILIVFELDDRLIHTLNPTSGLLPANTREDTPAEAPVPDTAMPETAKPDPDPGETDTCIEKKVPKGLQGHDRLIQPPVRVDLTLLDNLMTLAGEMVLSRNQLLQAIATRDPQAIQRVGQRINHVTSELQETVMLTRMQPMGKIFDRFPRLVRDLSTALGKKIHLVIKGRRVELDKNLLEAVTDPLLHLVRNSIDHGIEPPDIRENQGKDPVGKVVLKASQGAGKIFIEIIDDGRGMDPDKLAKRAVALGLITQNQVRNMDEKTKCALIFMPGFSTSQAVNDLSGRGVGMDVVKSNIESIGGKVTIESQPGLGSRFLIEVPLTLAIIPSQIIQTEAQRFAIPQANLEELVRIPPGRVAEKIEFISNAPVIRLREELLPLVRLSDILQLPRTYICPDDDVLKTDRRHHIADRRSSETQTESAENRDRRTMPGKDRRFHASSALNIAVVSTGSLTYGLIVDELQDAEEIVVKPLGRHLKSCGAYAGATIMGDGRVALILDISSLAETAELLPVKPSETSYEKTDLRVTEKKEVRSYLTFRGAPEERFAIPLDRVIHIEKIPARHLETMGHMTVVQTRNTPLPLCAIDDVADIGPVPMEEIMVVVVCDLGDRTMGLRVTGPVDALETSEILDSQTLSQPGISGSMTLDGHTVMVVDPDQVARKRYPQWYKDTPVQAASSDSVNKKTILIAEDSAFFRNLIKTRIEAEGFHVIAAQDGQIALDLIKTHVKDLSLVITDLEMPHMDGFTLTRTIKGDPELAHLPVISLSTLADDSDLEKGQAAGVDDYQIKLDQEKLLKSIHTHILDI; translated from the coding sequence ATGAATTCCAAAGACGATCATATCAAAAAAGCGTTTGCCGAAGAATCTTTAGAGCACCTGGCTTCCATTGAAGAGGACCTGATCCGCATTGAAAAAAAAGACATGGGTCCGGACCGGGAACGGGTCAACAAAGTATTTCGTGCCGTTCATTCCATCAAAGGCGGCTCCGGCTTTCTGGGCATCCAAAACATCACCCGGCTGGCCCATGCCATGGAAACGGTTTTGGGACTGATCCGGGAAGACACGCTTGATCCCAATGCCGAGGTGATCCATTTTCTGCTGAAGGCATCCGATGCATTGACCCACATGATCCAGTATCTGGATCACAGTGACAAAATTGATATTTCCGACACAGTCACGGCCCTGGAAACCATCAGCGCGGGATCCCGGAAAAATACCGACATCCCTTCCCGGAAACCGGATCCGAACCCGGATGCCTTTGCTGACGCTGCATTGGATTCAGATCCCGGGATACAACCGCACACGGAAACACCCCATGACGATGACCCGATCATCATTTCCGCCCGGGACGGCTCCCCCGTGTTTGTTTTGGAAAAATCGGATTGCCGCCGGCTGGAAAATGAAAACAAGCTTGTTTTTTTTGTGGAGATTCCCCTTGAAACCATTGATGTCTCTGGGGAAAAATATCTGGAAACCCTCTCATCCAAAACAAAAGCATATGGGACGATGCTTGTGTACCGCATCGAAAAAAAATATGTCCCCCTGGCCGGCACGGATGGGGCCGGTCCTTATATTTTAATGCTGTTTGCCTCGGTGCTGGCCAAAGAAGAGATCCTTATCGTATTCGAGCTCGATGACCGATTGATTCACACCCTGAACCCAACCAGCGGTCTGTTGCCGGCAAACACCCGGGAGGATACCCCGGCTGAGGCGCCTGTGCCGGATACTGCCATGCCGGAAACAGCGAAGCCTGACCCGGATCCTGGGGAAACAGATACCTGCATCGAAAAAAAAGTCCCCAAAGGGCTTCAGGGACATGACCGGCTGATCCAACCCCCTGTTCGGGTGGACCTGACCCTGCTGGACAATCTCATGACCCTGGCCGGAGAAATGGTTTTGAGCAGAAACCAGCTGCTGCAAGCCATTGCCACCCGGGACCCCCAGGCCATCCAGCGGGTGGGACAGCGGATCAACCACGTCACCTCAGAGCTTCAGGAAACCGTGATGCTCACCCGCATGCAGCCCATGGGAAAAATTTTTGACCGGTTCCCCAGGCTGGTGAGGGATCTTTCAACGGCTTTGGGAAAAAAAATTCATCTGGTCATCAAAGGCCGGCGGGTCGAACTGGACAAAAATCTCCTGGAAGCCGTGACCGATCCGCTGCTTCACCTGGTGCGAAACAGTATCGATCATGGCATCGAGCCCCCGGATATCCGTGAAAACCAGGGCAAAGACCCGGTGGGAAAAGTGGTTCTCAAAGCCAGCCAGGGGGCGGGAAAGATTTTTATTGAAATCATCGATGACGGCCGGGGAATGGACCCGGACAAACTGGCAAAACGGGCGGTCGCTTTGGGCCTGATCACGCAGAATCAGGTCCGGAACATGGATGAGAAAACAAAATGCGCTCTTATTTTCATGCCCGGATTTTCCACCTCCCAGGCGGTAAATGACCTGTCAGGCCGGGGTGTTGGCATGGATGTGGTTAAAAGCAATATTGAATCCATCGGCGGAAAAGTCACAATTGAATCCCAGCCCGGACTCGGGTCCCGTTTTTTGATTGAAGTGCCTCTGACACTGGCCATTATCCCCAGCCAGATTATTCAGACGGAAGCCCAGCGATTTGCCATCCCCCAGGCAAATCTGGAAGAACTGGTTCGGATTCCACCGGGCCGGGTCGCGGAAAAAATCGAATTCATCAGCAACGCCCCCGTTATCCGGCTGCGGGAAGAGCTGCTGCCGCTGGTCCGACTGTCGGATATCCTTCAGCTGCCCCGCACTTATATCTGTCCTGACGATGATGTATTGAAAACCGACCGGCGGCATCACATTGCCGACCGCCGATCCTCTGAAACCCAGACAGAATCTGCCGAAAACCGGGACCGCAGAACCATGCCCGGGAAAGACCGGCGATTTCATGCATCCAGTGCGCTGAATATCGCCGTGGTTTCCACGGGTTCTTTGACCTATGGGCTGATTGTGGATGAACTCCAGGACGCGGAAGAAATTGTGGTAAAGCCTTTGGGCCGGCATCTCAAATCATGCGGTGCCTACGCCGGAGCCACCATCATGGGAGACGGCCGGGTGGCTTTGATCCTGGATATTTCCTCTTTGGCTGAAACCGCTGAACTCCTGCCGGTCAAACCATCTGAAACCTCTTATGAAAAAACAGACCTTCGTGTGACTGAAAAAAAAGAGGTGCGTTCATATCTCACCTTCCGGGGGGCCCCGGAGGAGCGATTCGCCATTCCTCTGGACCGGGTGATCCATATAGAAAAAATACCGGCCCGGCACCTGGAAACCATGGGCCATATGACCGTTGTCCAGACCCGGAACACCCCCCTGCCTTTATGTGCCATAGATGACGTGGCAGACATTGGTCCTGTGCCCATGGAAGAGATCATGGTGGTGGTGGTGTGCGATCTGGGGGATCGAACCATGGGGCTGCGCGTGACCGGACCTGTAGATGCCCTGGAAACCAGTGAAATCCTGGACAGCCAAACCCTGTCCCAGCCCGGCATTTCAGGATCAATGACTTTGGACGGGCACACGGTCATGGTGGTGGACCCGGACCAGGTGGCCCGAAAACGATACCCTCAATGGTACAAAGACACCCCGGTGCAGGCGGCATCCAGTGATTCGGTGAACAAAAAAACCATTCTCATTGCTGAAGACTCCGCGTTTTTCAGAAATCTGATCAAAACCCGGATCGAAGCAGAGGGGTTTCATGTGATCGCTGCCCAAGACGGACAGATCGCCCTGGATCTTATTAAAACACATGTGAAAGATCTGTCTCTGGTCATCACAGACCTGGAAATGCCCCATATGGACGGATTCACCCTGACCCGGACCATCAAGGGCGACCCGGAACTGGCCCATCTGCCGGTCATCTCCCTGTCCACCCTGGCAGATGACTCGGATCTCGAAAAAGGACAGGCCGCCGGGGTCGATGATTACCAGATCAAACTGGACCAGGAAAAACTGTTAAAAAGCATTCATACACATATTTTGGATATATAA
- a CDS encoding methyl-accepting chemotaxis protein, with protein MNIKNWRLKSKFIAALLAVGIIPFAILGGVSQWMTIDGLTRQTFEKYMAIRDLKKHEMTQFYADRENDVAILAHTPYVIDALESLSFSFNTEGGVNSGRFVGQKQGQYQAPANYRHRHDQFFPQFSFHMAQQGYHDIFLLDAQKGNIVFSVSKEPDFGTRVTTIKSPLQHAWEAASKGGVLVSDMAPYAPSGNMPAQFVAAPVKKNGDIIGVVAIQLSIDTITKILSADSGMGKSGELFLVGQDMRMRSNSLLDPENRSVVASFAQGDKGKVDTPAVQAALKGDTGEMMTTDYNGTPVMSVFTPFEIGDTSWAIITQIHKSEALAPAFVLQRTMGIIAICCILVIIVLAYYLSRTMTRPIVQGSWFAEKLAEGDFTHTLQIKRKDEIGLLADSLNTMAMKLRAMFKDLAEGTVTLAGSSTELSTISTQMKSGAEQTAQRSNTVASAAEQMSTNMTSMAGATENASANLNTVAAAAEEMTATISEIAESADRARHITHDAVDQATQASDTVNQLGTAARDIGKVTESITEISEQTNLLALNATIEAARAGEAGKGFAVVANEIKELAKQAATASAEIKNKIAGIQQSTDGTVNRISQITGVINQVDEIVSTIAAAVEEQSVTTREIAGNVSQAARNMTDITENVTQSSTAATEIARDIALVSNSAVEITDSSTQINESIASLSELAENIKVRTDRCKF; from the coding sequence ATGAATATTAAAAACTGGCGTTTGAAATCGAAATTCATTGCTGCACTGCTGGCCGTGGGCATCATTCCTTTTGCCATACTGGGAGGGGTTTCCCAATGGATGACCATTGACGGATTGACCCGCCAGACCTTTGAAAAATATATGGCGATCCGGGATTTGAAAAAACATGAAATGACCCAGTTTTATGCGGACCGGGAAAACGATGTGGCGATCCTGGCTCATACCCCTTATGTCATCGACGCTCTGGAGTCGCTTTCTTTTTCCTTTAACACGGAAGGCGGGGTGAACAGTGGACGGTTCGTCGGGCAAAAACAAGGTCAGTACCAGGCCCCGGCCAATTACCGCCACCGTCATGACCAGTTTTTCCCGCAATTTTCCTTTCACATGGCCCAGCAGGGCTATCATGACATCTTTCTGCTGGATGCCCAGAAAGGCAATATTGTGTTTTCCGTGTCCAAGGAACCGGATTTCGGCACCCGGGTGACCACGATCAAATCCCCGCTCCAGCATGCGTGGGAGGCTGCATCCAAAGGCGGGGTCCTGGTGTCTGATATGGCACCCTATGCACCGTCAGGAAACATGCCGGCCCAATTTGTGGCGGCACCGGTCAAGAAAAACGGGGATATCATCGGGGTGGTGGCCATTCAGTTGTCCATCGATACGATCACAAAAATTCTGTCCGCAGACAGCGGCATGGGAAAATCCGGAGAGCTTTTTCTGGTGGGCCAGGACATGCGGATGCGTTCCAATTCCCTTCTGGATCCTGAAAACCGTTCTGTGGTGGCCTCATTTGCACAAGGCGATAAAGGCAAGGTGGACACGCCGGCGGTTCAGGCTGCGTTAAAGGGTGACACCGGAGAAATGATGACCACGGATTATAACGGCACGCCCGTAATGTCCGTGTTCACTCCCTTTGAAATCGGTGACACATCCTGGGCCATCATCACCCAGATTCACAAATCCGAAGCCCTGGCCCCGGCGTTTGTCTTGCAGCGGACCATGGGCATCATCGCCATATGCTGCATCCTGGTCATCATTGTCCTGGCATATTATTTATCCCGGACCATGACCCGGCCCATTGTCCAGGGAAGCTGGTTTGCAGAAAAACTGGCAGAAGGGGACTTCACCCATACACTGCAAATCAAACGAAAAGATGAGATCGGTCTGCTGGCAGACTCTTTGAACACCATGGCCATGAAACTCAGGGCCATGTTCAAGGATTTGGCTGAAGGCACGGTGACCCTGGCGGGATCATCCACTGAATTGTCCACCATCTCAACCCAGATGAAGTCCGGTGCGGAACAAACCGCTCAGCGGTCCAATACCGTGGCATCCGCCGCAGAACAGATGAGCACCAACATGACCTCCATGGCCGGTGCCACGGAAAATGCATCCGCCAACCTGAACACCGTGGCGGCGGCCGCAGAGGAAATGACCGCCACCATCAGTGAAATCGCTGAAAGCGCCGACCGGGCCAGACATATCACCCATGACGCAGTGGACCAGGCCACCCAGGCATCCGACACAGTGAACCAGCTGGGGACAGCGGCCCGGGATATCGGCAAGGTGACCGAATCCATCACGGAAATATCCGAACAGACCAATCTTCTGGCGTTGAATGCCACCATCGAGGCAGCCCGGGCCGGGGAAGCCGGCAAAGGATTCGCCGTGGTGGCCAATGAAATCAAGGAACTGGCCAAACAGGCGGCCACAGCCAGTGCAGAGATTAAAAATAAAATTGCAGGTATTCAGCAGTCCACGGATGGCACCGTTAACCGGATCAGTCAGATCACCGGTGTCATCAACCAGGTGGATGAGATTGTGTCCACCATTGCCGCCGCCGTGGAAGAACAGTCCGTCACCACCCGGGAAATCGCAGGCAATGTCAGCCAGGCGGCCCGGAACATGACCGACATTACTGAAAATGTGACTCAGAGTTCGACCGCAGCCACGGAAATCGCCAGAGATATCGCTCTGGTTTCCAATTCTGCAGTTGAAATTACCGACAGCAGCACCCAGATCAATGAAAGTATCGCTTCGTTGAGCGAATTGGCTGAAAACATCAAAGTCAGAACCGACCGATGCAAATTTTAA
- a CDS encoding chemotaxis protein CheW, which translates to MAEEINRIVTFFAGESLCGIDILETQEIIKTTQMTPVPLAPDTISGIINLRGSIVTVIDLNRRLGLSEESGFTDSVSHRIIIVRIQEESVGLVVNAIGDVIDIAPGDLAPPPGNIQGIQGRCFKSVLRHEQGLIGILDVATVLE; encoded by the coding sequence ATGGCTGAGGAAATCAACAGGATCGTCACATTTTTTGCCGGAGAATCCCTGTGTGGTATCGATATCCTGGAGACCCAGGAAATTATCAAGACCACACAGATGACGCCCGTGCCACTGGCACCGGACACGATCAGCGGCATTATCAACCTGAGAGGCAGCATTGTCACGGTGATTGACCTGAACCGCCGGCTGGGACTTTCTGAAGAAAGCGGTTTCACCGACTCTGTTTCCCACAGGATCATTATCGTCAGAATTCAGGAGGAATCCGTCGGGCTGGTGGTAAACGCCATCGGGGACGTGATTGACATCGCTCCCGGGGATCTGGCCCCTCCCCCCGGCAATATTCAGGGAATTCAAGGCCGGTGCTTCAAGTCGGTGCTGCGGCATGAACAGGGACTGATCGGCATACTCGATGTGGCCACGGTGCTTGAATGA